One Pomacea canaliculata isolate SZHN2017 linkage group LG9, ASM307304v1, whole genome shotgun sequence DNA segment encodes these proteins:
- the LOC112572916 gene encoding uncharacterized protein LOC112572916: protein MRFSSRDTYAMHMLLRAKNEACVPTAPQRGNGSGKSDVPTTAGGSQITISPAAATVVSSSAAAVLGKQLPADPKQEETGDFPSLNGGSSLFGEPVRRKVSDPAFCLGLGLGLDAGRSVDYRGSWWSKYLPDGAEGVAIGSDAESPVTHLPLVCYLCGELFSNRDSLAMHVLFHTRDTPSTTHTSSTDGSSQWHKPLRQTPLPSEPRHVQWRPHQTPPATNQHRGNDSCCPRSRCIYIRFGFTSHISTSVSSMTSESLVRKVGGEACSTISGGEDERDGGGAFAEETSRRELPHVAGATPLLGAASKSSSVAVALDNQTPRSGEGQRQPPQRPANEATENTEG from the coding sequence ATGCGCTTCAGTAGCCGCGACACGTACGCCATGCACATGCTGCTGCGCGCTAAGAACGAGGCCTGCGTCCCAACGGCGCCTCAGCGCGGCAACGGCAGCGGCAAGAGCGACGTCCCTACCACCGCCGGCGGCAGCCAAATCACCATATCCCCTGCCGCTGCCACCGTCGTCAGCAGCAGTGCAGCAGCCGTGTTGGGTAAACAACTTCCGGCGGACCCGAAGCAGGAGGAGACCGGAGACTTTCCTAGTTTGAACGGTGGGAGTAGTCTGTTTGGCGAACCTGTACGACGGAAAGTGTCGGACCCCGCCTTCTGCTTGGGGCTGGGATTGGGACTAGACGCGGGTCGAAGTGTGGACTACAGGGGGTCGTGGTGGAGCAAATACCTACCGGACGGAGCAGAAGGGGTAGCCATTGGTAGCGATGCGGAGAGTCCGGTGACCCACCTGCCCCTCGTGTGCTACCTGTGCGGCGAACTCTTCTCCAATCGCGACTCCTTAGCCATGCACGTGCTATTCCACACACGTGACACGCCCTCCACCACCCACACCTCCTCCACCGACGGCAGCAGCCAGTGGCACAAGCCTCTGCGGCAGACTCCTCTTCCTTCTGAGCCACGGCACGTACAGTGGCGCCCCCATCAGACTCCGCCAGCCACCAACCAGCATCGCGGAAACGATTCCTGCTGTCCCCGCAGTCGGTGCATCTACATCCGGTTCGGTTTTACTTCACACATCTCAACCTCGGTATCCTCAATGACGTCAGAGTCTCTAGTGCGCAAGGTCGGCGGTGAAGCTTGCAGCACGATCTCTGGCGGAGAGGACGAGCGAGATGGCGGCGGGGCCTTCGCAGAAGAAACCTCCCGACGAGAACTGCCGCACGTGGCGGGAGCGACCCCGTTGCTTGGCGCTGCTAGCAAGTCGAGCAGCGTCGCCGTCGCCCTTGACAACCAAACTCCCAGGTCAGGGGAAGGTCAGCGCCAGCCGCCGCAACGACCAGCGAACGAGGCGACCGAGAATACGGAGGGTTGA
- the LOC112572967 gene encoding mucin-5AC-like, whose translation MSIIILTFALAVAAGIAGLSAALSMATSSPSPWTSKSGSSQTKNALSTISAMTEVTTSPKLRDVTGNNIFYSTQTAPNTDSVIVRNILLGNTLSKSFVSSGPLMSHSTSSRKVSSSATVFPPATGTVSVYSKSTTPTTQIVSDVFRGPLLRILMSISGPGTSTESDTTPTPTSTPTHGSSTSSSSASLPTTSDSSTLSGITYGSVTAPSGVMSDSPVTTVTNVMSESATTPAAVTSDCSTTPVGVTCPTTVMATTVVSASIMSGSPQTTPENIVNNNRTVPAVLVAGNITTRSASVMSDSPTTPVSVVSDSPTVGGSSVSGIFSGNTQVSETMVPSSSRFSSSSLPLSTLVPNTMTVSQHISSERTLPGVTGIPPSTMSASFSDSTAASGNILPGSSTNSGYIQSDSTIMFGSSTPVSGNTLSDSPTMSATSGSGTIPMSGSSPGVSTDSVTTLSANSLTTVATTDKLTTLTTPQTTKLTTSTTSTTTTTTTVDPVRCNGKLPPVSVDASLAVIAPQVIGYRCNDGFKETGRGSAIIECKKQQGWVDEAGKGNPAGLECERLRQEPEVPPWLYPALIALLAMLVLLVICFLVVYILRSRGVCARRKRSPEADPHLRRKPNPSSALSLPPGHTNTTMSGKKWSGNEKTRRSFWSSQIKSHDSRVYPAPIAGLRHGDGVPWVEA comes from the exons ATGTCTATTATCATTCTCACCTTCGCATTGGCAGTGGCTGCTGGGATAGCGGGACTTTCTGCTGCTTTGTCGATGGCGACATCCAGTCCCAGCCCCTGGACGTCCAAGAGCGGTTCATCTCAAACAAAGAATGCTCTTTCTACCATCTCCGCGATGACGGAAGTGACGACATCGCCAAAGCTGAGGGATGTGAcgggaaataacattttttacagCACGCAGACGGCTCCAAACACGGACTCTGTAATAGTTCGAAATATCTTGCTTGGAAACACCCTGTCAAAGTCTTTTGTATCTTCAGGTCCTCTCATGTCTCACAGCACAAGTTCTAGAAAAGTTTCCAGCTCGGCTACCGTTTTCCCTCCCGCAACCGGGACTGTAAGTGTTTATTCTAAAAGCACCACCCCTACAACACAAATAGTGTCTGATGTGTTTAGAGGACCTTTGTTGAGAATTTTGATGTCTATTTCTGGACCAGGGACATCTACTGAATCTGatacaacaccaacaccaacatcaacaccaacacaTGGCAGCTCTACATCTTCGAGCTCTGCATCTTTACCCACAACATCTGACAGCTCAACACTTTCAGGTATTACCTATGGAAGTGTAACAGCGCCTTCTGGTGTCATGTCTGACAGTCCGGTAACTACGGTTACAAATGTGATGTCAGAGAGTGCAACAACGCCTGCTGCTGTTACCTCAGACTGTTCAACAACACCTGTAGGCGTTACTTGTCCCACCACAGTGATGGCTACAACGGTAGTGTCTGCTAGTATCATGTCAGGTAGTCCCCAAACAACTCCtgaaaacattgtaaataaCAATAGAACAGTGCCTGCAGTTCTTGTGGCTGGTAACATCACAACACGATCTGCAAGTGTCATGTCTGACAGTCCGACAACGCCTGTAAGTGTCGTGTCCGACAGTCCGACAGTGGGTGGTTCGTCTGTGTCTGGTATTTTCTCAGGAAACACCCAAGTGTCTGAGACCATGGTGCCCAGTTCATCCAGGTTTTCAAGCTCCAGTCTGCCTCTGAGCACACTAGTTCCAAACACGATGACTGTAAGCCAGCACATCAGTTCGGAGAGAACCTTGCCTGGAGTTACCGGCATCCCACCCAGCACCATGTCTGCTTCCTTCTCTGACAGCACAGCTGCTTCTGGAAACATCTTGCCCGGAAGCTCGACTAATTCTGGATACATACAGTCGGACTCTACCATCATGTTTGGAAGCTCGACCCCTGTGTCTGGAAACACATTGTCTGACAGTCCAACGATGTCTGCGACCTCAGGATCTGGAACCATTCCCATGTCTGGAAGCTCGCCTGGTGTAAGCACAGATTCTGTAACAACGTTGTCTGCAAACTCCTTGACGACTGTTGCCACTACAGACAAGCTGACGACGCTGACGACGCCACAGACGACCAAGttaacaacatcaacaacttctacaacaacgacaacaacgacagtcGACCCCGTGCGGTGCAATGGCAAGCTTCCTCCTGTGAGCGTTGATGCCAGCCTCGCTGTCATCGCCCCTCAGGTCATCGGCTACAG GTGCAACGACGGATTCAAGGAGACAGGCAGAGGGTCGGCCATCATAGAATGCAAGAAGCAGCAGGGTTGGGTGGACGAAGCAGGCAAGGGCAATCCCGCAGGACTAGAGTGCGAGCGGCTGAGACAAGAGCCCGAAG TGCCTCCGTGGCTGTATCCAGCGCTCATCGCTTTGTTGGCGATGCTAGTTCTTCTTGTCATCTGTTTCCTTGTCGTCTATATTCTCCG aTCACGTGGTGTCTGTGCCAGACGCAAACGGTCTCCAGAGGCAGACCCTCACCTGAGGCGGAAACCGAATCCTAGCTCCGCTCTCTCACTTCCACCTGGGCATACGAATACAACAATGTCCGGTAAAAAATGGTCGGGAAACGAAAAAACAAGACGTTCGTTTTGGTCTTCTCAGATAAAATCCCACGACAGCCGCGTCTACCCGGCGCCCATCGCAGGCCTCCGCCATGGCGACGGGGTACCCTGGGTGGAGGCATGA